Below is a genomic region from Medicago truncatula cultivar Jemalong A17 chromosome 3, MtrunA17r5.0-ANR, whole genome shotgun sequence.
TACAGGGTCACACTCAACACCATCTCATAACACCTTTCCAAACAGCATCAGCATAATCACAAGAAAAAAAGAGGTGAGAATGAATTTCATTCTCCTTTGTACACAAAATGCAAACTTGGTCACATTGAATATCTACTTTAAGCATCCTATCACAAGTTGGCAATCTATCATGAATAATCAACCAAgtaacaaacaaacatttaGGAGGGTCTGGATTATTACATATCATTTTCCTCTCAATCAATACTTTTTTAGtgtccacttttttttttttaataacagcGTTAAAGTTTCATAATAATAGCGTTAAAGTCCACCTAATGTTTATAGTTAAcagagtaattttttttttttttgtgtaaaaggttaattattatttttatcaaaataaaaagttcctCTTTATTGTTGACAACATGAAATTGGGAACAATTGCATACctatcccccccccccccccccccccaaatgAATCCGAAACTCTTTTTGTTATTAGACTAAAAGTTTaaatgaatttcaaattataGTTAATCAATAACTATATGTCTATAATTCTGACAATTATTACATTGACCCTTAAACGATTATACAGTGAATTCAACATCATATTTTAATCCAAAGTCTTAAGTCATTTGGATTGGATTTGATTGAATCGGTTTATACAAAAGAAATCGAAAACCAATCCAATTCATTTAAAATTgtggtttttttcttctttcggttttcagtttttgatttggtttgattttttatttttcggtTCGATTATTGCGGTTTACATTGGATTAAATTGGACATGAACACCCCTAGTACACAACATTTAAAAGTGTAACTaatcttttcaaatttttttttttgtttctttaataagTGTCTATGAGACACATTTTAACATGATAGATGTTTGTTGAAAGGTTATGAATTACACTCATGAAAATACATGAGTGGGCAATGACTATACCCATGTTTGATACAAGATTGAAAAACAACTAATCCAGAATATATCGGTTTCTAGAAATGAAATAACTTCCTATGATTTTCAATATTTCCATAAAAAGTGGATTCCTATGGAATGTTATAtactttttcaaataaaaatatatgaactTCTAAATTTCTTAGAAATGTTAAAGAATGTgtcaaacattttaaaaaaaaataaaaatacataggAGTCAAACTCCCAAATTTTTATCTCCAAATATGTTATTCCTAAGAATAATTTTTGAGTtccttaaacaaacacacattttttttttctttccaacttTATATCCACGGATAtgttaattttaagaataatttTAAAGTCCTTGAAACAAACgcccttttatttttattttcagtcAAACCTTCAGTTTCATTGCTGGTATGAAATTCGGATGTTAATGAAATTAGACAAACATAGAAGTTTCTGTAGACAAGAAATCGTCGAAAATTTCTGTATGGATTATGATGATTACTTCtatgattattttgatttagtTAATTTGCCAAAGCAAACCTATCTAACTAATCAAATATTCTAATCAATTTGCACTTAAACTAGTATCATTCTGTTAAACTGGAGTCAATTATGCATGACTAAGTAAGATTATGCTTGTTTTATTGGCTTTTGGAGTCTTTGGTCTATGCAGTCAACTTTTGCTCTTTTGCTGTTTTTCGTCGTTTTGCAACTTGTATGGACACAGCATGAAAATTACGACCCGTTAAAGGCTTATTTGATGGGACCCAAACAATTGTAAACACTTTGACAAAGCACAAAAGGAAACATAGTAGTTAGGCTCGTAGAAAAAATGACGCTGCTTTAATTTTGCATATTTGAATTGATCATCGAATCAAATCATACTCACACACACCTAAAAACCCTCATTTTTGTAATccatcataatcataaattaattaatattgtgatgttttcttgataataaaaaatttaaattaggaAGACTCGCATGTGTAAAGTCACCATAATCACATCTCATCGAATATCTATGATGAAATTTACGTATAATCAAATTtaagtttaaatttgaaatttcgaACTTGAACTCAGATCACAGCATTAGCGAGCGGAATATCTAATCATACAtgtcaacaataattattatagTGTTTAGAAGTTTTCGTAATTCTACTATTCTAGGAAAAGATCGCATAATATATATGGCCATATAATTCCCACGGCCATGCATAGATGACTTGTCTATATTCTACGTGTTACGCAGTTGAcataaacaactctggatactGCAAAGAAGCCATTATAAATATGGAACTAGTTCTATAAATTGATAAACCACACCACTCTTCTCAATAACAAAGAGAAAACACTAGAGCTAGCTTAGTGAAACTTCTTAGTTCAAAGATTTTTAATCAATGTCATCTTTAAATTGTTCTAGATTAACCATGATCAGTTTGGTTCTATTTGTCCTCATAATAGGGAGTGCCAATGCACAACTTTCTACAAGTTTTTACTCAAGTTCTTGTCCCAAACTCTCTTCCACTGTTCAATCCACAGTGCAATCCGCCATATCAAACGAGGCCCGAATGGGTGCTTCCATCCTCCGATTGTTCTTTCACGATTGCTTTGTCAATGTAAGCCTTCTTATGTCTCACTAATTTCATTTATAacaccatatattttttttcaacacaCTTTCTTTTATTGATGTTTAAAGCGACGACATTTTATCATTGTCTTCGAGAAGATTTAAACTTTATCCATTGTGATATAAGatcaaatttttattactttagGTGATACCTCATAAGCAAAGagttaattataataatatattgcaTGCGATTATAGGGATGTGACGGGTCAATTCTACTAGATGACACATCAAACTTTACTGGAGAGAAAAACGCAAATCCGAATAGAAACTCTGCTCGTGGATTTGATGTCATTGACAACATTAAGACAGCCGTAGAGAATGTATGTCCTGGCGTTGTATCATGTGCTGATATCCTTGCCATCGCTGCCGCGGACTCCGTTGCAATCGTAAGTGTAGTCATATATCAATGAATTAATTACTCAAACAATCAAAATCTAATTAATACTTCAATTGCAAGTGTAATCATGCAAAAGTAAATTAAGtgaaaattaatcaatatttcaACTGTcgtgtttcttttaatttacaTGATAGCTTGGTGGCCCAACCTGGAACGTAAAACTTGGAAGAAGAGACGCCAAGACGGCTAGTCAATCTGCTGCTAACACCGCAATCCCGGCACCAACTTCAAACCTTAATACACTCACCTCAATGTTTAGTGCTGTTGGTCTTTCCAGCAAGGACTTGGTCACATTGTCAGGTGCAATTGCATTGATTTGGACGATAagcctatgttttttttttacttatatttagttcaaatatataatttcaCAATTGGGAAGAGcacataattttcaaataattaatttggTGTCTTAATTAATTGATTAGGTGCTCACACAATTGGACAAGCAAGGTGCACAACCTTTAGGGCACGAATCTACAATGAGACCAACATAGATACTTCATTTGCTAGTACAAGACAATCAAATTGCCCAAATACATCTGGGTCAGGGGACAACAATTTGGCACCTCTTGATCTTCAGACTCCCACTTCATTTGACAACAACTACTTCAAGAACCTTGTTCAAAACAAGGGTCTTCTTCATTCAGACCAACAACTTTTTAACGGCGGATCCACCAACTCCATAGTGAGTGGCTACAGTACTAATCCAAGTTCTTTTTCCTCAGATTTCGCCACTGCTATGATAAAGATGGGTGATATTAGTCCTCTCACCGGATCAAATGGAGAGATCAGAAAGAATTGTAGAAAACCTAACTAAGAGTTAACGGTCCTAGTTATACACATACAACAAAATTGTGTTATATACATGTGTGTTGTGCGCATAATAAGTTTGTTAAACATGTTTTCATTGTCTATTTGATTTTGTGTGCTTTGGAGGGTTGTGTAAGTGTGTACTGTCttacttttattgtgttttttttttttgtttcatttacaAAATTGTAAGAAAGGAGATTGGTTTCATGATCTACAAGTACGTTtgtgattttaatttataaaaagggGTTAAGCTTTTCTATTTGCTTCTtagttatgtttaattgtttgtGTTCCTTAGCGAAAAAATCTTGTTGGGGAGTAATATGTAAATAGTTTTGTGACTTTGTCTACTTTATTAGTCATGAAGTCtaccttaaattttttttttttaggggataatGTCTACCTTAATAGTTAGCTTAAATTATCCAAAGGAAAAATTATAAACCCTTCCCCACACTTTTGCACAAAAAATTGGAAACTCTACCAAAGACACAAATATTCAAGTCCCCAATGCACCCCAAAGACTAGAATTGTTATGGTGTAAAAAAACTCAATGTAACCCTCCatgtttataataatttttcgcTTATTTTTTCTTCGCACTATTCCATTGACTTGTGGATCTAAGATCTGACATGTTTCTACTAATAAGTCAATGACATTCTCTAAACTAAACGTTTGTATGGATTGGAAACACTATTCCTGGTACCTGCAAAATAAATGGTGTGACTGTGGACGGTTTAGAGCGTTACACCTACCATGCTCACATGTCATTGCCGCATGTTCTAGCTTTTGTCACGACTACAAGACTTCTGTCGATAACAAATTCACGAATGAGTGTGTATACGCCGTATACAACATCCACTTCGACGTGGTTCACCACCAGACATATTGGCCTAATTATGAAGGACCGAAGGTGGTTCCCAACAAGTCAATGCGTAGGGCAAAGAAAGGTCGTCCACCAATTACTCGCATTAGGACCGAGATGGACGATGTGGAAACTGAGAGAAGATGCGGTGTTTGTAGGATGCCTGGTCATTCCCGCAAAGATTGCATTAATATTAGACATCAGTAGaaatttagtctttattttgtttataggATGTCtagtgattaatattattattattattaatattattattattattattattattaataataattactattattattattattattattattaataataaaatttaaaaaaaaaaaacaaaaaacaaacccgCAAGTGGGGCTTgcggggtattaaaaaaaattttaaaaaaataaagcataccccgcaagtgggggtagcaatctatttatttttaaaaaaaaaaataaaaaaattaaaggcgTGGTAGttagttatttaatttaaaaaaaaaaaaaaaaatatgtaggcCGCAagtcccacttgcggggtagttcattttttaaatttttttaaggtaccccgcaagtgggggttgcaaggtaccaataatttctgaaaagtagggtatttatgcaatttttttcaaaactagggcatttttgtatttttggaattaaataagggcagaaaaaaaaaaaatttcgaaGAAGACACTTTCTATTAATGACCATGCATCCACCcacttcttttttttaggtTCAAAAGAGCATAGGTCCACTTGTGTGGCTTTAGTTTGGCAGACAAGCCACATTTTAAAGAGCAAACTGGATTTTCTTTCTCATTAACCGTAAAAGTCAAAAAGAGctcttttttagtttcttttgttaaaaaaaaaaaaaccaatttaaaTCACTCAATATAAGAAAAGGATTTTGTGCAAATTTATCGATCAATACCAtcaatcaatataataaaagaaatggttgtgaaaaatacaaaactaCCCCTTTTAAAAATTGTTCTACATACGATAAGAAACGTTAGAAAAAGATCAATATAAGAAAAGGAATGGTTGGAATATTACAAAACTCTCCTTTTAAAAATTACGCCATATAACAAgctatataagaaaaaattgattgcGTAGAATGTAAAACTATCTATCTAGTGTTTATATTTTCTCCATTTCCCTGTCTTTGGAAGTtactttcaattaaataaactcTTTTATTCTATCCATCAAAATTGAAACTTGTCAAATCCTTAATCTAATGATTAAGGTTCAACCCTCTGATGTCGTGGAAACAAATACCCACTTTCAAAACTCCCCACTTCCTCCCCTCCACCAATGCAATAATTTATTGCACGAAGAGTGAATAAACAACGTAGAGTTAGAGACCAACTCAAAATTTGTTAACCCTCATTAATTTTGTGTCAATTCAAGAAGAGTTTCTCATCAACGAGAAATTGCAGAGTACAACATCTTTTGATCCTCTGTCTTGCTATTCAAGAACCAATCACATCAATTTCATGTTCTTCACTCTAGATTTGGTCCGCCTTTATTGCTTTGAGTTTGATTCGACAATTGTGTCTTCGCAGAGCGCATCAATTATGCATTTGTAACATCTCCACAAAACTCAAATATTGTCTTTAATCTCCACCCCAACAATTTCGCATATGTTGTGTGCCTTGCAACCTCTTATTTTCAACTAATCGATTATGGATtgttcattttttgtttgttatagatgtttcattattattttgtatGTGCTTGTAGTACAAGTTGATTGTGATCATCTCACTACCAACTTTATGGAGGGTATTAAAAATATGATCATGATAAGTAGCGCCCCTCGGGCACAAGGGACACTAGTTAAGGAAacgaaaaaaaattgcattgaaaaacatatttttttacaattttaagaGTTTGActatacaaattttaaaatatttttactaaattcattttcttaactAATACTTCAAGGacacttgttaatatttttcttaaaatataggGAAATGTTAAAGAACGCCCTTAGAACACATGTTAGAAAATGTCTTGAAAAGCGGTGTATTTGACTTAGCTCAACTTTTTGAAActcaaaatttgttattttcaatgcaaaaatctattttttttttcttttttaattagtgAACACTTATGAGCATGacccaaaaatataatataaaagttAGTTAGAGCTTAACTTGTCCATTGATAGTTAGTACTGTATTTATTGACGGCCTATTTAATGTCTCAAAGGTAttagttagcatttccctttcaTTTATTATCTTCATGGATCAATATGAATTCTAAGAATTTTGCTCTCTAAAAAACTCTCAAACTTATTTTTTCTATGGGATAAATCTTCATTTCTTTAATCTTTGATTTGCAaatgtttaatttaaaatgaaaatgaaaatccaAAACTACATATTCACTATAAATCAGTATAGCAAATTGGATGAAGAGTTGAGTGAGATCCAAGAAGAGCTTAATCTTGGAGCCCCCTCTCTTTTCACATGCATCGACTACGAGTTCGAGAACTAtgattaacacaaaaaaataataacgtaGCAAAACATTTCTTATATTACAGGGTACTCAAAGACTATATATAGTCAATTAGTCATGAATTTGAATAAAACACAGAAATTATACGGTATCGATTATGTTATCGAAATGATAAAAAGGggattattatatataaattggTCCAAATACAAAGAATATTGATTGGTTTATGTCAACACCATGAGGATGCCACGAGTTTAAGCAATCATGACATCGGACCAATACATGTCACATCTATATGTAAATAGTTAAGTATTCTAATTAAACAGAGATTTCAAAAGCAATAATATGTATTTGCACGAGTATGGTGTATGGTGCATCATCGATGATATAGAAAAAGAAAGGTCTAATAAAACAAATAGAAGAATGTGCAAGTCTTTATCTTTTAtattatgtatgtatatgtatttCTTGCTTATACGACTAAGATTTCTTCTTCCCGCCAATTCTGGGTACTAGCTGAAATCCTCACGCCAAGGAAATTGATATCACTCACTCTTTAGAAATTTAAATACTAGTTTTCTCAATGGAGTATGACCATCCACCAACTACATTACAAAATATCTACGTCTTAAATGTGCTTATAAGCctcgttttttttcttttttttaatgttttcaatttaattaaattgcATGCATTTGCCTTTGCTCTAAAACTAATTAAACATGTAAAATAAGCATCAAAAGATGACATATGTGATTTCTGCGAAATTGAACATATAAGACAACATACAACTCACacacatgtttattttttaataaaattgggTGCATCTATGAACCTCTCAAAATTGGTTCAAAGATGAACATTtactaaaaatgaaaacaaatatatcattttattaaaatttattataaatagtTATAGTTTGACTATTATTCACAAGTGATACATATAACTTGTCTTAAAAAATCTATTATAGCTGAGTTGAAAATATGTTTCCTGGTtcccaaatatatatatatatatatatatatatatatatatatatatatagtagatATATTTCTTACAAGttattaattctgattttgatagTACATGCATATTGAAGATCACAAGCAAGCTAGCTAGCATTCCTTTTGTCTCCCGCAACTTGGTTCAGACAGCAAACTCAGTGGCACAGATTAACATGTTTAACAACACAGATGTCACGTGCTCAATTAATTCTAACAACCAATATTGCCATTAATTCTATCCTTCTTCCTTTGCAATCATAATTTCCCAAACCAAAAAATTTGATACAGAACAAGCAAGTTTTTGAAGTAGATTAATAAAGTTAATCACAGGATCAATGAGCTAGAAATTAACGTTTAACTAATTATATAATTCCACATAGGCATTAATAATACTATGGATTAAGACAAtataaccaaaataataataataataattaatgacaTGCATCAGGGTGataacaacaaacaaaatcCAGCATCAATACTCTCATTTTCTGTACTTAATTCATCCTTAATTGATTGATGACAAatggaataataataataatttatagtgAGCAGtaaaaattaaccaaaataGGAAATATTATCATCACTTGAAATTGTATTATAGTTGGGATCCCTCTGTTGAAAGTATATGGAAGAAGAGGAATTAGAAGTTGTAGAAGAAATAGGAGGTGGAGGAAGAGGCGGCGGCGGCGGCGGTGGAGCAGCAATAGAAACAGCCACAGAGGAATTAGAAGGGAGCATTGCAAGTTGATGAGAAGAAGGTATCatattattcatattcatattcatattcatgttGATGTTAGCTGCTTcccttaatttatatttaagtaTTTCACCTCTTAatagattgagttctgcttgtAAAGATTGAACCTGTTGTTGCAATGCAGAAATTGCACCCATGCATCCATAAACTGGATCTCTTAGCCTCACATTTGCTTCATAAACAAGACTATTTGCTGCATCTGCTCTTGAACATTCTGCTACCTCCTAAAACATTATATATTATTACTTAATtgctttttatatatgatatatatgacattataattaaatatatttaattaatgtttaccATAAGCATTTTTGAGACGTTGCTGGCACCAAAAACTTTGTGAACAGAAGCAAACTTTTGGGGTTCATGAGGAGAGAAATAGGGAGAAAAGGGACACTCTTGAGCACATCTTCTTCTTAATAGCTTACATGCTGCACAAGGGGTTATAGTATTTAGGGTTCCTGGTGGACCTAACATATGTCTTCTTCCCATctgatttgatgaatttgaaacATCATGATCTCCTTCTCTTTTTATCTTCTTCCCTATCTCATCAAATCTCTCCCTGGCCGTACAATtgcatcaaataattttattaatatgatgAATGAATAGTTAATTTCAAGCTAGGAATTAGCATATATAGTGCATGAGCATGTGTGTAAAAAGATAGCTAAGAGTTAGAAAAGATTTGTGTCTGATATATACCTTTCTCTGGACATTCAGGCATGCCCTCTCTGAGTATGAAAGTAGTAGTCACTTATTAGTGTGAGAAAAAGAGTTGATAGCTAGCAAGAGAGTCAcagaagaagaaaggaaaatatTGGTAGAAAATATAAGTGTACTTAAAAGGCAAGGTATATACAAAGGACATAATTGTCcacctatttttttaaagtaaaagaaATAGTATTCAATAGACAAGAATAGGATTGTTGTGCTGTAATATACCTAGAAAGAAAGCGTGTGAGAAATTAAAGAGTGGTatttagaagaaaaagataattgTTTTTCTTGTACGAGGATTTTCTGAACTA
It encodes:
- the LOC11440462 gene encoding peroxidase P7, whose translation is MSSLNCSRLTMISLVLFVLIIGSANAQLSTSFYSSSCPKLSSTVQSTVQSAISNEARMGASILRLFFHDCFVNGCDGSILLDDTSNFTGEKNANPNRNSARGFDVIDNIKTAVENVCPGVVSCADILAIAAADSVAILGGPTWNVKLGRRDAKTASQSAANTAIPAPTSNLNTLTSMFSAVGLSSKDLVTLSGAHTIGQARCTTFRARIYNETNIDTSFASTRQSNCPNTSGSGDNNLAPLDLQTPTSFDNNYFKNLVQNKGLLHSDQQLFNGGSTNSIVSGYSTNPSSFSSDFATAMIKMGDISPLTGSNGEIRKNCRKPN
- the LOC11418509 gene encoding LOB domain-containing protein 15 isoform X2 yields the protein MSRERERFDEIGKKIKREGDHDVSNSSNQMGRRHMLGPPGTLNTITPCAACKLLRRRCAQECPFSPYFSPHEPQKFASVHKVFGASNVSKMLMVAECSRADAANSLVYEANVRLRDPVYGCMGAISALQQQVQSLQAELNLLRGEILKYKLREAANINMNMNMNMNNMIPSSHQLAMLPSNSSVAVSIAAPPPPPPPLPPPPISSTTSNSSSSIYFQQRDPNYNTISSDDNISYFG
- the LOC11418509 gene encoding LOB domain-containing protein 15 isoform X1, which gives rise to MSRERERFDEIGKKIKREGDHDVSNSSNQMGRRHMLGPPGTLNTITPCAACKLLRRRCAQECPFSPYFSPHEPQKFASVHKVFGASNVSKMLMEVAECSRADAANSLVYEANVRLRDPVYGCMGAISALQQQVQSLQAELNLLRGEILKYKLREAANINMNMNMNMNNMIPSSHQLAMLPSNSSVAVSIAAPPPPPPPLPPPPISSTTSNSSSSIYFQQRDPNYNTISSDDNISYFG